One part of the Algibacter sp. L1A34 genome encodes these proteins:
- a CDS encoding TonB-dependent receptor produces the protein MKNIICFMLLLAASSAFAQVKLEGVVKDSIGMPLELANVIAINQETQKLDAYGITNPDGRFKLSVEKNSKYNIQVSYIGMKTGQAEVVTTDVAVTQNFILVEDNALDEVELVYEMPVTVKGDTIVYNADSFKSGTERKLGDILDKLPGVEINDDGEIEVEGVKVGKVMVEGKEFFDGDSKLATQNIPANAIDKVEVLKNYAEVGQLSGVTNNQDNIAINIKLKEGKKNFWFGNVTAGGGTSDKDALYVVQPKLFYYSPDYSINVIGDLNNIGEIAFTRRDYFNFTGGFRSPSRSSGTNIDLGSNNLGFLSLQNDKAKSITTKFGAANFSYSPNKKLDLSGFAILLSNRTDLTEISDVQFLDDPSRDENKESNTRQRSDMGMLKFSAKYKPNGSNQLDYDILARTSKESQDQFVLSSQVGDVSELESSSPFSINQNLNYYYTLDSKNIFALEAQHLWQDEDPFYNAILENDPTNNDNGLNDPLNPSDAYDDIASNLGFDRDQVQYDINQDKRVKSNQMDAKVDYWNILNQKSDINFTLGTIYSKQDFDSNIFQTLDDNSNFDSAPTINDGLDVNDIAYTFSDVYLGAHYRLKSGIFTFTPGFSAHAYSAKNDQFNVNYTDNFFRLLPDFNTLIQLKKSEKIIFNYSMETDFTDVNQLARGLVLNNYSSVFSGFQELESALSHNLNLSYFSFNMFNYTNVSARLNYSKTIDRIRTSSELPAGSVINVSSPYNSNLADESASINARVQKTIGKFRATGTGNLSYTKYNQLVNNLPFTNENYTQSYRGELRTNFREAPNFELGYRYSIQDNDQGTQRTKFYTKAPSVKFDALILKSFTFKTDYTYNNFSDEEKTINSYEFWDASLAYRKDENSKWEYEIKASNLLNTRSQNRSSVSTISVSATEYYIQPRFLTFRIRYEL, from the coding sequence GTGAAAAATATAATATGCTTTATGCTGCTGTTAGCGGCAAGCTCAGCCTTTGCCCAAGTGAAACTGGAAGGTGTTGTAAAAGATAGTATTGGTATGCCGTTGGAGTTGGCGAATGTAATTGCTATAAACCAAGAAACCCAGAAACTAGATGCTTATGGCATAACAAACCCTGATGGTCGTTTTAAACTTTCTGTAGAAAAAAATTCTAAGTACAATATACAGGTGAGTTATATAGGTATGAAAACTGGACAGGCTGAAGTTGTTACTACCGATGTTGCGGTTACTCAAAACTTTATATTGGTTGAAGATAATGCTTTAGATGAAGTTGAATTGGTTTATGAAATGCCTGTAACCGTTAAAGGCGATACTATTGTGTATAATGCCGATTCTTTTAAATCTGGAACCGAAAGAAAATTAGGAGATATTTTAGATAAGCTACCAGGTGTTGAAATTAATGATGATGGCGAAATTGAGGTAGAAGGCGTTAAGGTTGGTAAAGTTATGGTAGAGGGCAAGGAGTTTTTTGACGGCGACTCTAAATTAGCAACTCAGAATATTCCAGCAAATGCTATTGATAAAGTTGAGGTGCTTAAAAATTATGCCGAAGTTGGGCAGTTAAGTGGAGTTACCAACAACCAAGATAATATTGCTATAAATATAAAGTTAAAAGAAGGGAAAAAGAATTTCTGGTTTGGAAATGTTACCGCAGGAGGGGGAACATCCGATAAAGATGCTTTGTATGTTGTGCAGCCAAAATTGTTTTATTACAGTCCAGATTACAGTATTAATGTTATAGGCGATTTAAATAATATTGGCGAAATAGCTTTTACGCGTCGTGATTATTTCAATTTTACTGGCGGTTTTAGATCACCAAGCAGAAGTAGTGGTACTAATATTGACTTGGGAAGTAATAATTTAGGATTCTTATCACTACAGAATGATAAAGCAAAAAGTATAACCACAAAGTTTGGTGCGGCTAACTTTAGCTATTCACCTAATAAAAAATTGGATTTAAGTGGTTTTGCTATTCTATTAAGTAACCGTACAGATTTAACTGAAATTAGTGATGTACAGTTTTTAGATGATCCTTCTCGGGATGAAAATAAGGAAAGCAATACGCGCCAGCGTAGCGATATGGGTATGTTGAAGTTTAGTGCTAAATATAAACCAAACGGAAGTAACCAGTTAGATTATGATATACTTGCTAGAACTTCTAAAGAGTCGCAAGATCAATTTGTATTATCTTCTCAGGTTGGTGATGTTAGTGAGCTAGAAAGCTCTTCACCATTTAGTATCAATCAAAATTTAAATTATTATTATACTTTAGATTCAAAAAATATTTTTGCCTTAGAGGCTCAGCATTTATGGCAAGATGAAGATCCTTTTTACAATGCTATTTTAGAAAACGACCCAACTAATAATGATAATGGTTTAAACGATCCGCTTAATCCTAGCGATGCTTATGATGATATAGCGAGTAATTTAGGGTTTGATAGAGATCAGGTTCAATATGATATCAATCAGGATAAGCGTGTAAAATCTAATCAAATGGATGCTAAAGTTGATTATTGGAATATTCTAAATCAAAAAAGTGATATTAATTTTACTTTAGGAACCATTTACAGTAAGCAAGATTTCGATTCGAATATATTTCAAACTTTAGATGATAATTCCAATTTTGATTCAGCTCCAACTATTAACGATGGTTTAGATGTAAATGATATTGCTTATACCTTTTCCGATGTGTATTTAGGTGCGCATTACCGTTTAAAATCTGGAATTTTCACTTTTACTCCTGGTTTTTCGGCGCATGCTTATAGTGCGAAAAATGATCAATTTAATGTGAATTATACCGATAATTTTTTCCGCCTTCTACCAGATTTCAATACGTTGATTCAGTTAAAAAAGAGCGAAAAAATTATATTCAATTATAGTATGGAAACCGATTTTACCGATGTTAATCAATTAGCAAGAGGTTTGGTTTTAAATAATTATAGTTCGGTGTTTTCTGGTTTTCAGGAATTAGAAAGTGCCTTATCTCATAATTTAAATCTATCTTATTTCAGTTTTAATATGTTTAATTACACCAATGTTTCGGCCAGATTGAATTATAGTAAAACGATAGATCGTATTAGAACGAGCTCGGAATTACCAGCAGGAAGTGTAATAAATGTAAGTTCGCCGTATAATTCTAATTTAGCAGATGAAAGTGCTAGTATTAATGCACGTGTTCAAAAAACGATAGGGAAATTTAGAGCTACAGGTACAGGGAATTTAAGTTATACAAAGTACAACCAGTTGGTAAATAATTTGCCTTTTACTAACGAAAATTACACGCAAAGTTATAGAGGGGAATTGAGAACTAATTTTAGAGAGGCTCCAAATTTTGAGTTAGGCTATCGTTACAGTATCCAAGATAACGATCAAGGTACACAGAGAACAAAGTTTTATACCAAGGCTCCATCGGTAAAATTTGATGCTTTAATTTTAAAAAGCTTCACTTTTAAGACCGATTATACTTATAATAATTTTTCAGATGAAGAAAAAACAATAAATTCTTATGAATTTTGGGATGCTTCTTTAGCGTATAGAAAAGATGAAAACAGCAAATGGGAATATGAAATTAAAGCGAGTAACTTGTTAAATACCAGGTCGCAAAACCGGAGTAGTGTTAGCACTATATCGGTAAGTGCAACCGAATATTATATACAACCTCGTTTTCTAACTTTTAGAATTCGATACGAATTATAA
- the der gene encoding ribosome biogenesis GTPase Der produces MSNIVAIVGRPNVGKSTFFNRLIQRREAIVDAVSGVTRDRHYGKSDWNGKEFSLIDTGGYVLGSDDVFEAEIDKQVELAIDEADAIIFMVDVEAGVTGMDEDVAELLRKVNKPVFLVVNKVDNGKRAADAVEFYSLGLGEYFTIASINGSGTGDLLDALVLALPEKEEVEEQVLPRFAVVGRPNAGKSSFINALIGEERYIVTDVAGTTRDSIDTKYNRFGFEFNLVDTAGIRRKSKVKEDLEFYSVMRSVRAIEHADVCLVVLDATRGFDGQVQNIFWLAQRNRKGIVILVNKWDLVEKDHKSMKEYERVIKQQMEPFTDVPVVFISVLTKQRIFKAIETAVEVYHNRSKKIKTSKLNEVFLPLIENYPPPAYKAKYVKIKYIMQLPTPQPQFAFFCNLPQYVKEPYKRFLENKLREKFDFKGVPISVYMRKK; encoded by the coding sequence ATGAGTAATATAGTAGCAATAGTAGGAAGACCAAATGTTGGCAAATCAACTTTTTTTAATCGTTTAATACAACGTCGCGAGGCTATTGTCGATGCTGTTAGTGGTGTTACGAGAGACCGTCATTACGGGAAAAGTGATTGGAATGGGAAAGAATTCTCGTTAATTGATACTGGTGGATACGTTCTAGGTAGTGATGATGTTTTTGAAGCAGAAATAGATAAACAAGTAGAATTAGCAATAGATGAAGCCGATGCCATTATTTTTATGGTAGATGTTGAAGCTGGCGTTACAGGAATGGATGAGGATGTTGCTGAGTTACTAAGAAAAGTAAATAAACCTGTTTTTCTTGTTGTAAATAAAGTGGATAACGGTAAACGTGCTGCGGATGCTGTTGAATTTTATTCTTTAGGTTTAGGTGAATACTTCACTATAGCAAGTATAAATGGTAGTGGAACAGGTGATTTATTAGATGCTTTAGTTCTAGCATTACCAGAAAAAGAAGAAGTTGAAGAGCAAGTATTACCTCGTTTTGCGGTAGTTGGCCGTCCTAATGCAGGAAAATCATCCTTTATAAACGCCTTAATTGGTGAAGAGAGATACATTGTTACCGATGTTGCAGGAACAACTCGTGATTCTATTGATACAAAATATAACCGTTTTGGATTTGAATTTAATTTAGTGGATACCGCTGGAATTAGAAGAAAATCTAAAGTGAAGGAAGATTTAGAATTTTATTCTGTAATGCGATCTGTTCGTGCTATTGAGCATGCCGATGTATGTTTAGTAGTTCTTGATGCTACTCGTGGTTTTGACGGACAAGTACAAAATATCTTTTGGTTAGCACAAAGAAATAGAAAGGGTATCGTTATTCTTGTAAATAAGTGGGATTTAGTAGAGAAAGATCACAAATCTATGAAAGAATACGAACGCGTTATTAAGCAGCAAATGGAGCCGTTTACGGATGTACCTGTAGTTTTTATTTCGGTCTTAACTAAACAGCGTATTTTTAAAGCGATTGAAACAGCCGTTGAGGTTTATCATAACAGATCTAAAAAGATTAAAACAAGTAAGCTTAATGAGGTGTTTTTACCACTTATAGAAAATTACCCGCCACCCGCTTACAAAGCAAAATACGTTAAAATCAAATATATCATGCAGTTGCCAACACCGCAACCACAATTTGCATTTTTCTGTAACTTACCACAATACGTAAAAGAACCTTACAAACGTTTTCTAGAAAATAAACTTCGTGAAAAGTTCGATTTTAAAGGAGTTCCTATTAGCGTTTATATGCGTAAAAAGTAG
- a CDS encoding FKBP-type peptidyl-prolyl cis-trans isomerase: MKTIKVLSLVALTALMASCNNTGVTKKPIKTELDSVSYAIGMDVARNVKTSFTEFDNELFIQGFMNAIDSTDVLIEQADAQKVVQAYFQKKQQADVAKQKEEAAKKAEAEFGEVKLAGEKFLEENKSKDGVQVTASGLQYIVEEEGTGEKPTTASQVKVHYHGTLTDGTIFDSSVDRGTPATFGVTQVIPGWTEGLQLMNVGSKYKFFVPQELGYGATPRGGKIKPFDVLVFDVELLEIVK; the protein is encoded by the coding sequence ATGAAAACAATTAAAGTTTTAAGCCTAGTTGCTCTTACAGCATTAATGGCATCTTGTAATAATACAGGAGTTACAAAAAAGCCTATAAAAACAGAATTAGACTCAGTAAGCTACGCTATCGGTATGGATGTTGCTAGAAATGTAAAAACTAGCTTTACAGAATTTGATAACGAATTGTTTATTCAAGGGTTTATGAACGCTATTGATTCTACAGATGTTTTAATAGAGCAAGCAGATGCTCAAAAAGTAGTACAAGCTTATTTTCAAAAAAAGCAACAAGCAGACGTAGCTAAACAAAAAGAAGAAGCTGCTAAAAAAGCAGAAGCTGAGTTTGGTGAAGTTAAATTAGCTGGTGAAAAGTTTTTAGAAGAAAATAAATCTAAAGATGGTGTTCAAGTAACAGCAAGCGGATTACAATATATTGTTGAAGAAGAAGGAACAGGTGAAAAGCCAACAACAGCTTCTCAAGTAAAAGTACATTACCATGGTACGTTAACCGATGGAACTATTTTTGATAGTTCTGTAGATCGTGGAACTCCGGCTACTTTTGGTGTAACTCAAGTTATTCCAGGTTGGACAGAAGGTTTACAGTTAATGAATGTAGGTTCTAAATATAAATTCTTTGTACCACAAGAATTAGGTTATGGTGCAACACCAAGAGGTGGAAAAATTAAACCTTTCGATGTTTTAGTATTCGATGTTGAATTATTAGAAATTGTTAAGTAA
- a CDS encoding D-alanyl-D-alanine carboxypeptidase/D-alanyl-D-alanine-endopeptidase, protein MSPINKYLIFISILIIGSSCKSTRITKQINRDLETNFYNNQFTGFLVYNPKTKDTIYQHNAQKYFTPASNTKIFTLYTALQMLPDSIPALKYNVKNDTLTIVGTGNPAFLHTYFKDSTALNLTKKYKIVNIIENNLADEKFGPGWAWEDYDTYFNPERSAFPVYGNVVTISNLDSLICTPGIFKKNISDTISKHRRSYNENIFYYNPKHTDSVEIPLVLNRFTSEEIWKDLLPTVNFTTKIPSHLETVYSIPSDTLYKRMMHVSDNFLAEQMLIMASSTLSDTLSSKNAREFILENHLKTLTEKPRWVDGSGLSRYNLFSPKSFVDVLSKLYSSIPKARLFNLFPAGGTSGTLKKWYAGTNQPYIYAKSGTLGNNYSLSGYLITNTGETLIFSFMNNHYTKPTTEVKQNMQTIFEDLRNTY, encoded by the coding sequence ATGAGCCCAATCAATAAATATTTAATTTTTATATCTATTCTAATCATAGGTTCTAGTTGTAAATCTACCAGAATTACAAAACAGATAAACAGAGATTTAGAAACTAATTTTTACAATAATCAATTTACTGGTTTTTTAGTTTATAACCCCAAAACGAAAGACACCATCTATCAACATAATGCACAGAAATATTTTACACCTGCCAGTAACACTAAAATCTTCACGTTATACACGGCATTACAAATGCTACCCGATAGTATTCCCGCATTAAAATACAACGTTAAAAACGATACCTTAACCATAGTTGGCACAGGTAATCCAGCTTTCCTACATACTTATTTTAAGGATAGCACAGCTTTAAACTTAACCAAGAAGTATAAAATAGTTAACATTATAGAAAACAATTTAGCAGACGAAAAGTTTGGTCCTGGCTGGGCTTGGGAAGATTACGACACTTATTTTAATCCCGAACGAAGCGCCTTTCCCGTTTACGGCAATGTCGTTACAATTAGTAATTTAGATAGCTTAATTTGTACACCAGGCATATTCAAAAAAAATATTAGTGATACAATTAGCAAACATAGAAGAAGCTATAATGAAAACATATTTTATTACAACCCAAAACATACCGATTCTGTTGAAATCCCATTGGTTTTAAATCGATTTACATCGGAAGAAATATGGAAAGACTTACTCCCAACTGTTAATTTTACAACTAAAATCCCGTCCCATTTGGAAACCGTTTATAGTATCCCTTCGGATACATTGTATAAACGAATGATGCATGTAAGCGATAATTTTTTAGCTGAACAAATGCTCATTATGGCATCTTCAACTTTATCGGATACATTAAGCTCTAAAAACGCGAGAGAATTTATTCTTGAGAACCATTTAAAAACATTAACCGAAAAACCCCGTTGGGTTGATGGGTCGGGCTTAAGCCGATACAATCTGTTTTCTCCAAAATCTTTTGTAGATGTTCTTTCCAAACTATACAGCAGTATTCCAAAAGCGCGCTTATTTAATTTATTTCCTGCTGGCGGAACATCTGGAACATTAAAAAAATGGTACGCTGGCACAAACCAACCATATATTTATGCAAAATCGGGAACGTTAGGAAACAACTATTCTTTAAGTGGCTATCTAATTACCAACACTGGAGAAACTCTAATTTTTAGTTTTATGAATAACCATTACACCAAACCAACTACTGAAGTAAAACAAAACATGCAAACCATTTTCGAAGACTTAAGAAACACGTATTAA
- a CDS encoding GTP-binding protein codes for MNTPLNEIVLRPRFKIELPQANTAVLKKFEDHKTLQSNFIVSTIDDHVFIKLPKEKQHFWSPQLHLEINEVGENSSIVRGLFGPSPAVWTMFMFFHFAVAMLFIVFSIWAYSNWALKTTYQAQIMGLVLLTGIWFTLYFAGRVSKFSNQKEMNALYVFMTGVFKA; via the coding sequence ATGAACACACCGCTAAATGAAATTGTACTTAGACCACGATTTAAAATTGAATTACCACAAGCAAATACGGCAGTTTTAAAGAAGTTTGAAGATCACAAAACCTTACAGTCTAATTTTATCGTATCTACAATTGACGATCACGTTTTTATAAAACTCCCCAAAGAGAAACAACATTTTTGGTCTCCTCAATTACATTTAGAGATTAATGAAGTGGGCGAAAACAGCAGTATAGTTCGTGGCTTGTTTGGCCCTAGTCCTGCCGTTTGGACCATGTTTATGTTTTTCCACTTCGCAGTTGCTATGCTATTTATTGTTTTTAGCATTTGGGCATATAGCAATTGGGCATTAAAAACAACTTACCAAGCACAAATTATGGGCCTAGTCCTTTTAACCGGAATATGGTTTACGCTTTACTTTGCTGGTAGAGTAAGTAAGTTTTCTAACCAAAAAGAAATGAACGCTTTATACGTTTTTATGACAGGTGTTTTTAAAGCATAA
- a CDS encoding M3 family metallopeptidase: protein MKNCLIKNSAICLVLVNAVLFSCTSNTKEKMDEIDNPLVQKSTLQYQAPPFDKIKDEDFIPAFKEGLKQHDVEIDVITNNTATPTFENTVLALELSGETLGRAQSVFYNLTSANTNPELQKIKKEYAPIFSAHSDKIYLNSKIYNRIKALDLSTLHGENLKLVDYYLKKFEMAGASLSSADKEKMMEINKKLSILSTEFSSRLLKARKDGALLVDTEIELDGLSKDDIDRAKAKAEEAGAEGKYLLGLSNTTQQPLLAVLKNRETRKKLYEASWSRAEKDNDADTRKIIEDIALLRMQKAQLMGKKNYAEWNLQNQMAKTPERALNLLAELGKASVAKANKEAANIQSIIDAQNGGFKLEPWDWSFYAEQVKKAKYDLDQKELEPYFELNSVLENGVFYAAERMYGITFKKRNDLPVYNPDVVTYEVFDKDGSSMALYYLDFYTRDTKSGGAWMNNFVSQSHYLKQKPVIVNVFNYIKPTEGNPSLISFDNVTTMFHEFGHTLHGLFANQQYVSLSGTSVPRDYVEFPSQINEHAALEPAVLKNYAIHYKTKEAIPQALIDKIMKAETFNKGYDVTELLAASVIDMMWHTVENEADFKSVLEFEKEALAKNGLLVKEVPPRYHTPYFAHIWGGGYAAGYYAYTWSKTLDYNTYDWIKAHGGMNRENGERFRKYILSVGNSVDLNKAFTDFVGHDMEVDAYINNVGF, encoded by the coding sequence ATGAAAAATTGCCTTATCAAGAACAGTGCTATTTGTTTAGTTCTAGTTAATGCTGTCTTGTTTTCATGTACTTCAAACACCAAAGAAAAAATGGATGAAATCGATAATCCTTTAGTTCAAAAAAGTACATTACAATATCAAGCACCTCCATTCGATAAAATAAAAGATGAAGATTTTATTCCTGCTTTTAAAGAAGGTTTAAAACAGCACGATGTTGAAATTGATGTTATTACCAATAACACAGCCACTCCTACATTTGAAAACACAGTCTTAGCTCTTGAGTTAAGTGGTGAAACATTAGGTAGGGCACAAAGTGTATTTTATAATCTTACAAGCGCTAATACTAATCCTGAATTACAAAAGATAAAAAAAGAGTATGCTCCTATATTTTCAGCGCATTCTGATAAAATCTATCTTAATTCAAAAATTTATAATCGTATAAAGGCATTAGATCTTTCTACTCTACATGGTGAAAACCTTAAATTGGTTGATTATTACTTGAAGAAGTTTGAAATGGCCGGTGCTAGTCTATCTAGCGCAGACAAGGAGAAGATGATGGAAATTAATAAAAAGCTGTCCATTTTAAGTACCGAGTTTAGTAGTCGGTTATTGAAAGCTCGTAAAGATGGCGCTTTATTAGTCGATACAGAGATCGAATTAGATGGTTTAAGTAAAGATGATATTGATAGAGCAAAAGCTAAAGCAGAAGAAGCTGGAGCTGAAGGAAAGTATCTTTTAGGTTTGTCAAATACTACACAACAGCCTTTATTAGCGGTTTTAAAAAATAGAGAAACACGTAAGAAATTATATGAAGCTTCTTGGAGTAGAGCTGAAAAGGATAATGATGCCGATACCCGAAAAATTATAGAAGATATAGCTTTATTACGCATGCAAAAGGCTCAATTAATGGGTAAGAAGAATTATGCGGAATGGAATTTGCAAAACCAAATGGCTAAAACACCAGAGCGTGCTTTAAATTTATTGGCTGAACTAGGGAAAGCATCCGTTGCAAAAGCAAATAAAGAAGCGGCTAACATTCAAAGTATTATTGATGCTCAAAATGGTGGTTTTAAATTAGAACCTTGGGATTGGAGTTTTTATGCAGAGCAAGTTAAAAAGGCAAAATACGATTTAGATCAAAAAGAACTAGAACCTTATTTTGAATTAAATTCAGTTTTAGAGAATGGTGTGTTTTATGCTGCAGAGCGCATGTATGGCATAACCTTTAAGAAACGTAACGATTTACCTGTATATAATCCAGATGTCGTTACTTATGAGGTTTTTGATAAAGATGGATCAAGCATGGCGCTTTATTATTTAGATTTTTACACACGTGATACTAAAAGCGGAGGTGCTTGGATGAATAATTTTGTGAGTCAGTCTCATTATTTAAAACAAAAGCCAGTTATCGTAAATGTATTTAATTATATAAAACCTACAGAAGGAAATCCATCTTTAATTAGTTTTGATAACGTAACAACTATGTTTCATGAGTTTGGACATACGTTGCACGGTTTATTTGCAAATCAACAATATGTGTCTTTATCGGGAACAAGCGTACCTAGAGATTATGTTGAATTTCCTTCTCAAATAAATGAGCATGCGGCTTTAGAACCTGCGGTTTTAAAAAATTATGCAATACATTACAAAACAAAAGAAGCTATTCCTCAGGCTTTAATTGATAAAATCATGAAGGCTGAAACCTTTAATAAAGGTTATGATGTAACTGAGTTGTTAGCAGCATCTGTAATCGATATGATGTGGCATACTGTAGAGAATGAAGCTGATTTTAAATCGGTTTTAGAATTCGAAAAAGAAGCGCTTGCTAAAAATGGATTATTGGTAAAAGAAGTACCGCCAAGATATCATACACCATATTTTGCTCATATTTGGGGAGGTGGTTATGCTGCTGGTTATTATGCTTATACTTGGAGTAAAACATTAGATTATAATACTTACGATTGGATTAAAGCCCACGGAGGTATGAATCGTGAAAATGGAGAGCGTTTTAGAAAATATATATTATCTGTTGGTAATAGTGTTGATTTAAACAAAGCCTTTACCGATTTTGTTGGTCACGATATGGAAGTAGATGCTTATATCAATAATGTAGGATTCTAA
- the era gene encoding GTPase Era, with amino-acid sequence MNHKAGFVNIIGNPNVGKSTLMNAFIGEKLSIITSKAQTTRHRILGIVNGEDFQVVLSDTPGIIKPAYELQESMMGFVKSAFEDADVLIYMVEIGEQALKDEAFFNKIKSSKIPVLLLLNKIDISDQEQLETQVQLWAEKVPSAEIIPISALQGFQVKEVFHRIIELLPESPAFYPKDQLTDKPERFFINETIREKILIHYKKEIPYAVEIETEEFFEEEKIIRMRSVIMVERETQKGIIIGHKGSALKRVGVEARKDLEKFFGKQIHLELYVKVNKNWRSNQKQLKRFGYNQ; translated from the coding sequence ATGAACCATAAAGCAGGTTTTGTAAATATTATCGGGAATCCAAACGTTGGAAAATCGACACTAATGAATGCCTTTATTGGTGAAAAATTATCTATTATTACTTCTAAGGCACAGACTACGCGCCATAGAATTTTAGGTATTGTAAATGGCGAAGATTTTCAGGTGGTATTAAGTGATACGCCAGGAATTATTAAGCCGGCTTATGAGTTGCAAGAATCTATGATGGGTTTTGTGAAATCGGCCTTTGAAGATGCAGATGTATTAATTTATATGGTGGAAATTGGAGAGCAAGCCTTAAAGGATGAAGCGTTTTTCAATAAAATAAAATCTTCTAAAATTCCTGTGTTATTACTTTTAAATAAGATTGATATATCAGATCAAGAACAACTAGAAACTCAAGTACAACTTTGGGCAGAGAAAGTGCCAAGTGCAGAAATTATTCCAATTTCAGCATTGCAAGGGTTTCAGGTAAAAGAAGTGTTTCATAGAATAATAGAATTATTACCAGAATCACCAGCCTTTTATCCAAAAGACCAATTAACGGATAAGCCAGAACGTTTCTTTATAAACGAAACTATTCGTGAAAAAATCCTTATTCATTATAAAAAAGAAATTCCTTATGCTGTAGAAATCGAAACAGAGGAGTTTTTTGAGGAAGAAAAAATTATTAGAATGCGATCTGTAATTATGGTAGAGCGCGAAACACAAAAAGGAATTATAATCGGCCATAAAGGTTCTGCTTTAAAACGTGTAGGGGTAGAGGCTCGAAAAGATTTAGAGAAATTCTTTGGGAAACAAATTCACTTAGAACTATATGTAAAAGTGAATAAAAATTGGAGAAGTAACCAAAAGCAATTAAAACGTTTTGGTTACAATCAATAA